The proteins below are encoded in one region of Micromonospora sp. DSM 45708:
- a CDS encoding ABC transporter ATP-binding protein → MDRARGPGALIAHYLGPYRRRGSVLALLVLTDIAMVTVNPLIAAHFINQAAAGASTPELLRIAVGYLIIAVANLAVTLISGRLAVGLAQHSTNDLRIDLVDHVLQLDHAFLTRVPSGDLLERIDGDTTTLEQYLSSFIFDVLAASLLTVGVVTVAVISDWRLGGALAVSGAIAFVLVVRAQGVARPWLRAERRARSRLSGFLFERLSRREDIRAASAENYTLDRLSEPLTGLRRAMARAGAGLRVSSSGLELGVAIASAAVLALGGFLLTGNGVALGTVFLAYQYIGVLSNALYRVSQRLSDLATASGSLDRIADLLALPVAETPGPQRAVPGSDVEFRDVSLSYDGVRVVLREVSFRVPAGGALALIGRSGSGKSTASGLIWRAYDPDQGTVTIGGVATTDLPVRAVRAEVGVVTQETYLFHASLRDNVAVFDAAVEDGAIADALRAVGLSSWLADLPAGLDTVITGDGSSLSIGQRHLLSMARVLVRDPRVLVMDEVTSHLDPATERVVHDAMARLMAGRTTVLVTHRGQALDLVDQVVVLEAGAVTWQGPRDDVPVPFVSLLMKGTV, encoded by the coding sequence GTGGACCGGGCCCGCGGGCCGGGCGCGCTGATCGCCCACTACCTGGGGCCCTATCGCCGCCGGGGGTCGGTCCTGGCGCTCCTGGTGCTCACCGACATCGCGATGGTGACGGTGAATCCGCTCATCGCCGCCCATTTCATCAACCAGGCCGCGGCCGGGGCGTCCACGCCGGAGCTCCTCCGCATCGCCGTCGGCTACCTGATCATCGCGGTGGCGAATCTGGCCGTCACGCTGATCTCCGGGCGGCTGGCCGTGGGACTGGCGCAGCACTCCACCAACGACCTGCGGATCGACCTGGTGGATCACGTCCTGCAACTGGACCACGCGTTCCTGACTCGGGTACCCAGCGGTGACCTGCTGGAACGCATCGACGGCGACACCACGACGCTGGAGCAGTACCTGTCCTCGTTCATCTTCGACGTGCTCGCCGCCTCGCTGCTCACCGTCGGCGTGGTGACGGTGGCGGTGATCAGCGACTGGCGCCTGGGCGGCGCGCTCGCGGTCAGCGGGGCGATCGCCTTCGTCCTCGTGGTACGCGCGCAGGGTGTCGCGCGGCCGTGGCTGCGGGCCGAACGTCGGGCCCGCTCGCGGCTGTCCGGCTTCCTGTTCGAGCGGCTCTCCCGCCGGGAGGACATCCGGGCGGCATCCGCCGAGAACTACACGCTCGACCGACTGTCCGAGCCGCTGACCGGTCTGCGCCGGGCGATGGCGCGGGCCGGGGCGGGACTGCGGGTCTCCTCCAGCGGCCTGGAACTCGGTGTGGCGATCGCGTCCGCGGCGGTCCTGGCCCTCGGCGGGTTCCTGCTGACCGGCAACGGCGTCGCGCTCGGCACGGTGTTCCTCGCCTATCAGTACATCGGCGTGCTGAGCAACGCGCTCTACCGGGTCAGCCAGCGGCTCTCCGACCTGGCCACCGCCTCGGGCAGTCTGGACCGCATCGCCGACCTGCTCGCGCTGCCGGTGGCGGAGACGCCCGGCCCGCAGCGCGCCGTACCCGGCTCCGACGTGGAGTTCCGCGATGTCAGCCTCAGCTACGACGGCGTCAGGGTGGTGCTGCGGGAGGTGAGCTTCCGGGTGCCCGCGGGTGGGGCGCTGGCGCTGATCGGCCGCAGCGGAAGCGGCAAGAGCACGGCATCCGGGCTGATCTGGCGGGCGTACGACCCTGATCAGGGGACCGTGACCATCGGCGGTGTCGCGACCACCGACCTGCCGGTCCGGGCGGTCCGCGCCGAGGTGGGCGTGGTCACCCAGGAGACCTACCTGTTCCACGCCAGCCTGCGCGACAACGTCGCGGTCTTCGACGCGGCCGTCGAGGACGGGGCGATCGCGGACGCGCTCCGGGCGGTGGGGTTGTCGAGCTGGCTGGCCGACTTGCCGGCCGGGCTGGACACCGTCATCACGGGCGACGGGTCGAGCCTGTCCATCGGCCAGCGACACCTGCTGTCCATGGCGCGGGTCCTGGTACGTGACCCGCGCGTCCTGGTGATGGACGAGGTGACCTCGCATCTGGACCCGGCCACCGAGCGGGTGGTGCACGACGCCATGGCCCGGTTGATGGCCGGCCGTACGACGGTGCTCGTCACCCACCGTGGTCAGGCGCTGGACCTCGTCGACCAGGTGGTCGTCCTGGAGGCCGGAGCGGTGACCTGGCAGGGGCCCCGGGACGACGTGCCCGTCCCGTTCGTGTCGTTGCTGATGAAGGGCACCGTCTGA
- a CDS encoding ABC transporter ATP-binding protein → MAVLRLLFTAFRLHPRSFGLDLVLQLGRMVIPLAPPLLVKAIFARYQVGITLTAATWGLVLGILGISLIRIAVVVAATAADGQCKALIIEGLTRSAFRAALREPAATPLSRPLGDVVNRLSADTLRVSVQAVSALQAAGTMVMGMVALSLMVALDWRLSLAVVVPVAVCGGVVWLSRSRAGAAYQAERNAAGEVSQQISDVTSGAVAIQLAGTREAVLGQLRESCERRRRATTRSRMYFEVLLGSTLANISAIGVGLLLFIGAGRVGAVVTAADLALFMAYLHSVVAFVAMFGGHLAAYRMSEVSATRLDAVVPGTVDGYASAGEAAVPAADVAATGGFRDLRVEHLTHIHAESGHGIRDVSFTLRRGQLLVIIGTVGAGKTTLLRAMLGHLPRQGGRVLVNGEEEDVLQLPNFAYTPQRPGLVSDSVRENILAGAADLPERLDGAVWASALDRDVAGMTAGVDTVVGPETGLSGGQVQRVGLARMIAQGADVHVVDDPSSSLDGRTEREVWHRMLGRPDTTCIAVTHQRWILDRADLVLALSHGTVEALGPWHEVRHTSAVARRIFVRAGRVPPARPTRSEPGR, encoded by the coding sequence ATGGCCGTCCTGCGGCTCCTGTTCACGGCGTTCCGCCTGCATCCGAGGTCGTTCGGCCTCGATCTGGTCCTGCAACTCGGCCGCATGGTGATTCCGTTGGCGCCGCCGCTGCTGGTCAAGGCGATCTTCGCCCGCTATCAGGTGGGGATCACGCTGACCGCGGCCACCTGGGGGCTCGTGCTGGGCATCCTCGGCATCTCCCTGATCCGCATCGCGGTCGTGGTCGCCGCGACCGCGGCGGACGGGCAGTGCAAGGCACTGATCATCGAGGGCCTGACGCGCAGCGCCTTCCGCGCCGCGCTGCGTGAGCCGGCCGCCACCCCGCTGAGCCGGCCGCTCGGCGACGTGGTGAACCGGCTGAGCGCGGACACCCTCCGGGTGTCCGTCCAGGCGGTGTCCGCCCTCCAGGCCGCCGGCACCATGGTGATGGGGATGGTGGCGCTGTCGTTGATGGTGGCGCTCGACTGGCGGCTGAGCCTCGCGGTCGTCGTGCCGGTCGCGGTGTGCGGCGGCGTGGTGTGGCTGTCGAGGTCCCGGGCCGGCGCCGCGTACCAGGCGGAGCGGAACGCGGCCGGTGAGGTCAGCCAGCAGATCAGCGACGTGACCAGCGGAGCGGTCGCGATCCAGCTGGCCGGAACCCGCGAGGCGGTGCTGGGGCAGCTACGCGAGTCGTGCGAGCGGCGGCGCCGTGCGACCACGAGGTCGCGGATGTACTTCGAGGTGCTGCTGGGCTCGACGCTGGCGAACATCAGCGCGATCGGCGTCGGGTTGTTGCTGTTCATCGGCGCGGGCCGGGTCGGCGCGGTCGTCACCGCCGCCGACCTGGCGTTGTTCATGGCCTACCTGCACTCGGTGGTGGCCTTCGTCGCGATGTTCGGTGGTCACCTGGCCGCGTACCGGATGTCGGAGGTGTCGGCGACCCGGCTGGACGCCGTCGTGCCGGGAACGGTGGACGGGTACGCCTCGGCCGGTGAGGCCGCGGTCCCGGCCGCCGACGTGGCCGCGACCGGCGGCTTCCGGGACCTTCGCGTCGAGCACCTCACCCACATCCACGCGGAGAGCGGCCACGGAATCCGGGACGTCAGCTTCACGCTGCGGCGCGGTCAGCTCCTGGTGATCATCGGAACGGTCGGTGCGGGCAAGACGACGCTGTTACGCGCGATGCTCGGGCACCTGCCGCGGCAGGGCGGCCGGGTGCTGGTCAACGGCGAGGAGGAGGACGTGCTTCAACTGCCGAACTTCGCGTACACGCCGCAACGGCCCGGCCTGGTCTCCGACTCGGTGCGGGAGAACATCCTCGCCGGTGCGGCAGATCTCCCGGAGCGGCTGGACGGTGCGGTGTGGGCGAGCGCGCTGGACCGCGACGTGGCGGGCATGACCGCGGGGGTCGACACCGTCGTGGGCCCCGAGACCGGCCTGTCCGGCGGTCAGGTCCAGCGGGTCGGCCTGGCGCGCATGATCGCCCAGGGGGCGGACGTCCACGTCGTGGACGACCCGTCGAGCTCGCTCGACGGTCGCACCGAGCGGGAGGTGTGGCACCGGATGTTGGGCCGCCCCGACACCACCTGCATCGCGGTCACCCACCAGCGGTGGATCCTGGACCGCGCCGACCTGGTGCTGGCCCTGAGCCACGGCACCGTGGAGGCGCTGGGACCCTGGCACGAGGTGCGCCACACCTCGGCGGTGGCCCGGCGGATCTTCGTCCGCGCCGGCCGGGTGCCGCCGGCCCGGCCCACGCGGTCGGAGCCGGGCCGGTGA
- a CDS encoding glycoside hydrolase family 13 protein: MGVSELRRYPGVHHDGSEIYVPERSPRLGATVRVYVRVAADAGVDAVWARTTFDAEPRFTPAEPVPVSGDDRWFEVPLLLRNPVIRYRFLLAGPAGYRWLTAAGVVAHDVPDDTDFRMVCDDPAPDWARDAVVYLIFPDRFARSSAAAGRSLPDWALPRDWDDPVTGAGPDRPREVFGGDLDGISERLDHIAALGADSICLTPIFTSPSNHRYCAASFDEIDPLLGGEAALTRLAEAVHRRGWRLLGDLTTNHTGDQHPWFREARDGRHPDLYYFTDDAPHGYETWVHVKRMPKLNWTSPELRRRMTDGPESVVRRWIRAGLDGWRLDVANSTGRCMRDDTTHEVMRQIRAAMLAERPDALLIGENAHDATRDVDQGGWHGTMNYAGFTRPVWTWLATRPSAFLGVPTGIPRLSAGAMLATMTAFAARMSWPSRVTSWSLLDSHDTPRFRTLVGGDRRLIEVGVGLMVTLPGTPMIFAGDEIGLDGAYAEDARRPMPWHRADRWDQQIFATYRALVALRRRSAALGDGGLRTLHVTDDMVVFCRENKDQRLLVLAARAPATGPVVVPAAAHAVNLYGGAPDVGADGSLPTDGPTFQVWHLPSEDVP; encoded by the coding sequence ATGGGGGTTAGCGAGTTGCGCCGGTACCCGGGTGTGCACCACGACGGATCAGAGATCTACGTGCCGGAGCGATCGCCCCGCCTGGGTGCCACCGTCCGGGTCTACGTCCGGGTCGCTGCCGATGCCGGCGTCGACGCGGTGTGGGCGCGGACGACGTTCGACGCCGAACCCCGCTTCACACCCGCCGAGCCCGTCCCGGTGTCGGGCGACGACCGCTGGTTCGAGGTGCCACTCCTGCTGCGCAACCCGGTGATCCGTTACCGGTTCCTGCTCGCCGGTCCGGCCGGCTACCGCTGGCTCACCGCCGCCGGCGTGGTGGCGCACGACGTGCCCGACGACACCGACTTCCGGATGGTCTGCGACGACCCGGCGCCGGACTGGGCGCGGGACGCCGTCGTCTACCTGATCTTCCCGGACCGGTTCGCGCGCTCGTCCGCCGCCGCCGGACGGTCCCTGCCGGACTGGGCGCTGCCGCGTGACTGGGACGACCCGGTCACCGGCGCGGGGCCGGACCGGCCCCGCGAGGTCTTCGGCGGCGATCTGGACGGGATCAGCGAGCGGCTGGACCACATCGCCGCGCTCGGGGCCGACAGCATCTGCCTGACCCCGATCTTCACCTCCCCGTCCAACCACCGGTACTGCGCGGCCAGCTTCGACGAGATCGATCCGCTGCTGGGCGGCGAGGCGGCGCTGACCAGGCTGGCGGAGGCCGTCCACCGACGGGGCTGGCGGCTCCTCGGCGACCTGACCACCAACCACACCGGCGACCAGCACCCCTGGTTCCGCGAGGCACGCGACGGTCGGCACCCCGACCTGTACTACTTCACCGACGACGCCCCGCACGGCTACGAGACCTGGGTCCACGTCAAACGGATGCCGAAGCTCAACTGGACCTCGCCGGAGTTGCGTCGCCGGATGACGGACGGCCCGGAATCGGTCGTACGGCGCTGGATCCGCGCCGGGCTGGACGGGTGGCGGCTGGACGTCGCCAACTCCACCGGCCGGTGCATGCGCGACGACACGACCCACGAGGTCATGCGGCAGATCCGTGCCGCCATGCTCGCCGAGCGCCCCGACGCCCTGCTGATCGGGGAGAACGCCCACGACGCCACGCGCGACGTCGACCAGGGCGGCTGGCACGGGACGATGAACTACGCCGGTTTCACCCGACCGGTCTGGACCTGGCTGGCGACCCGGCCCTCGGCGTTCCTCGGCGTGCCCACCGGCATTCCACGGCTGTCCGCCGGCGCCATGCTCGCCACGATGACCGCGTTCGCCGCCCGGATGTCCTGGCCGAGCCGCGTGACGTCCTGGTCGTTGCTGGACTCGCACGACACCCCCCGATTCCGGACGCTCGTCGGCGGGGACCGACGGTTGATCGAGGTGGGGGTCGGTCTGATGGTCACCCTGCCCGGCACGCCGATGATCTTCGCCGGAGACGAGATCGGCCTCGACGGCGCGTACGCCGAGGACGCCCGTCGCCCGATGCCCTGGCACCGGGCCGACCGGTGGGACCAGCAGATCTTCGCCACCTACCGGGCGCTCGTCGCGCTGCGCCGCCGCAGTGCGGCCCTCGGCGACGGCGGGCTGCGCACGCTCCACGTCACCGACGACATGGTCGTGTTCTGCCGGGAGAACAAGGACCAACGCCTCCTGGTGCTGGCCGCCCGGGCGCCCGCGACCGGACCCGTCGTCGTACCGGCCGCGGCGCACGCGGTCAACCTCTACGGCGGCGCGCCGGACGTGGGCGCCGACGGGTCCCTGCCCACCGACGGGCCGACGTTCCAGGTGTGGCACCTGCCGTCGGAGGACGTCCCATGA
- a CDS encoding Gfo/Idh/MocA family oxidoreductase, translated as MPDQKFHIGVVGAGLVAQTAHLEGVRKSRSAVLYAICDAAEDLLRRVADIHRPVTTFADYDAMLADDRVDAVIVAVADEFHAALSIRALEAGKHVIVEKPMATTVEDAQAMAEAARRNDRIVLVGHEKRYDPGVAFARDFIQDEIGEVIALKHWYADSAYRYRMTDTLQPVIESSPAAVRPPGDPKGDRQRYLVLAHGSHLFDTARYLGGPIDAVRARLSTRAGSHCWFVEVAFANGCLGHLDLTVAVRMDWWEGFQVYGAEGSVLGRIFHPWYRRAAEVQAFSTRDALFRQPLGADADVFRLQVDDLVSAATGGSALRGADVEDGLACVRGMVALARSVRSGDWVTLADVSGDQ; from the coding sequence ATGCCTGATCAGAAATTCCACATCGGCGTCGTCGGCGCCGGTCTCGTCGCCCAGACCGCCCATCTCGAGGGGGTGCGGAAATCCAGGTCCGCCGTGCTCTACGCCATCTGCGACGCGGCCGAGGATCTGCTGCGCCGGGTGGCGGACATCCACCGGCCGGTCACCACCTTCGCCGATTACGACGCGATGCTGGCCGACGACAGGGTGGACGCCGTCATCGTCGCCGTCGCGGACGAGTTCCACGCCGCGCTCTCGATCCGGGCGCTGGAGGCCGGCAAGCACGTGATCGTGGAGAAACCCATGGCGACGACCGTGGAGGACGCGCAGGCCATGGCCGAGGCCGCCCGCCGCAACGACCGGATCGTCCTGGTCGGCCACGAGAAGCGGTACGACCCCGGTGTCGCCTTCGCGCGGGATTTCATCCAGGACGAGATCGGTGAGGTCATCGCGCTGAAGCACTGGTACGCCGACTCCGCCTACCGGTACCGGATGACCGACACCCTCCAGCCGGTCATCGAGTCGAGCCCGGCCGCCGTTCGCCCGCCCGGGGACCCGAAGGGCGACCGGCAGCGCTACCTCGTGCTGGCGCACGGCTCGCACCTGTTCGACACCGCGCGCTATCTGGGCGGTCCGATCGACGCCGTGCGCGCCCGTCTCTCCACCAGGGCCGGCTCACACTGCTGGTTCGTCGAGGTCGCCTTCGCCAACGGGTGCCTCGGCCATCTGGACCTCACCGTCGCGGTCCGGATGGACTGGTGGGAGGGCTTCCAGGTCTACGGGGCCGAGGGCAGCGTGCTCGGCAGGATCTTCCACCCGTGGTACCGGCGGGCCGCCGAGGTCCAGGCGTTCTCCACCCGGGACGCGTTGTTCCGGCAGCCGCTCGGCGCGGACGCCGACGTCTTCCGGCTCCAGGTCGACGACCTCGTCTCGGCGGCCACCGGGGGGTCGGCACTGCGCGGCGCCGACGTCGAGGACGGGCTGGCGTGCGTGCGGGGGATGGTTGCCCTGGCCCGATCGGTTCGGTCCGGCGACTGGGTCACGCTCGCCGATGTCAGCGGGGATCAGTGA
- a CDS encoding SDR family oxidoreductase, whose protein sequence is MRVLLLGASGYVGGALWRSWADRHDVVGTRGARDVEGLVRADLTDVRALTRLARDGFDLVVHAAGLVGLEQAEAHPERAWRLNVESVRILLAAVQDRPTRIVYLSSDQVFDGSREAYVETDPTAPVNAYGRTKVAAERLLDGGPHLVVRIPLVYGRSPVADRFLARFRGARTPAPTDILCAPVYLPSVATALEASWTDSGVVHLGGREVLSRFELMSRVRDALDLPTEVVPVRNADSPNSRLRPGRLVLRSAGREPLEPDLETALHHLRRHGDSSRKRSRGH, encoded by the coding sequence ATGCGGGTCCTGCTGCTGGGGGCGTCGGGATACGTCGGCGGTGCGCTCTGGAGGTCGTGGGCCGACCGGCACGACGTCGTCGGCACCCGCGGTGCGCGCGACGTCGAGGGTCTTGTCCGCGCCGACCTGACCGACGTGCGGGCGTTGACCCGGCTGGCCCGGGACGGTTTCGACCTGGTCGTGCACGCCGCCGGCCTGGTGGGGCTGGAACAGGCGGAGGCGCACCCGGAGCGGGCGTGGCGGCTCAACGTGGAGTCGGTCCGGATCCTCCTGGCGGCGGTCCAGGATCGACCCACGCGCATCGTCTACCTGTCGAGTGACCAGGTGTTCGACGGCTCCCGGGAGGCGTACGTCGAGACCGACCCGACCGCACCGGTGAACGCCTACGGACGCACCAAGGTCGCGGCGGAGCGCCTGCTGGACGGCGGACCGCACCTGGTGGTCCGGATTCCCCTCGTGTACGGCCGGAGCCCGGTCGCCGACCGCTTCCTCGCCCGGTTCCGTGGCGCCCGGACACCGGCGCCCACCGACATCCTCTGCGCGCCGGTGTACCTGCCGAGTGTCGCCACGGCGCTGGAGGCGTCGTGGACCGACTCCGGCGTCGTTCACCTCGGCGGCCGGGAGGTGCTCTCCCGGTTCGAGCTGATGTCGCGGGTACGCGATGCCCTCGACCTCCCGACCGAGGTGGTGCCGGTGCGAAATGCCGACTCGCCGAACTCCCGGCTGCGTCCGGGCCGGCTGGTTCTGCGCAGTGCCGGGCGCGAGCCGTTGGAGCCGGACCTGGAGACGGCGCTGCACCATCTACGCCGGCACGGTGACAGTTCCCGGAAAAGGTCACGGGGGCACTGA
- a CDS encoding alkaline phosphatase PhoX — protein sequence MSLDRRRFLATSGAGALGVALSGTIGALFSGAPALAHHGRGYGDLLPDPAGLLDLPRGFRYRILSRQGDPMRGGTVPGNFDGMYAFQGRRGESRLVRNHENRQDAESPVRAPAALTFDPAAIGGTTTIALRPNGSVDEHVSLGGTAVNCAGGATPWQTWLSCEETEGRRGEQGYETDHGWIFEVDPFHNVHNDRPTPLTAMGRFAHEAVCVDPTTGVVYETEDAAGEKFGCFYRFLPHRPLGGHGSLRAGGTLQVMRVPGVPDLSVVQDPGAAFDDITWIDVPDPRAASTPVRFQDYGPAGVTHAQKLEGAWWGRDGGAYFVSSYAIRENGSAAGHHGQVWRYDPRRRRLTLMVVFRGEGSEDQLFETPDNICVTPFGGLMLCQDGGGENYLMGATMAGEPYLFARNRQNIGTDSAPAYGEFAGVCFSADGRTLYVNCYNPGTTFAITGPFRA from the coding sequence TTGAGCCTCGATCGACGACGCTTCCTGGCCACCAGCGGCGCGGGAGCACTGGGAGTAGCGCTGTCCGGCACCATCGGCGCGCTCTTCAGCGGCGCGCCCGCCCTGGCCCACCACGGCCGAGGGTACGGCGACCTTCTGCCCGACCCCGCGGGGCTGCTCGATCTGCCCCGCGGGTTCCGCTACCGGATCCTCTCCCGACAGGGCGACCCGATGCGGGGCGGGACCGTGCCGGGCAACTTCGACGGCATGTACGCGTTCCAGGGACGGCGCGGGGAGAGCCGGCTGGTGCGCAACCACGAGAACCGCCAGGACGCGGAGTCGCCGGTGCGGGCGCCGGCGGCACTGACCTTCGACCCGGCGGCGATCGGCGGGACCACCACCATCGCCCTGCGGCCCAACGGCAGCGTCGACGAGCACGTCAGCCTGGGTGGGACGGCCGTGAACTGCGCCGGTGGCGCGACCCCGTGGCAGACCTGGCTGTCCTGTGAGGAGACCGAGGGCCGCCGCGGGGAACAGGGATACGAGACCGACCACGGCTGGATCTTCGAGGTCGACCCCTTCCACAACGTGCACAACGACCGACCCACCCCGCTGACCGCGATGGGACGATTCGCGCACGAGGCGGTCTGCGTCGATCCCACCACGGGCGTGGTCTACGAGACCGAGGACGCCGCGGGGGAGAAGTTCGGGTGCTTCTACCGCTTCCTGCCGCACCGTCCACTGGGCGGACACGGCAGTCTTCGTGCCGGCGGGACTCTCCAGGTGATGCGCGTGCCGGGCGTACCGGATCTGTCGGTGGTCCAGGACCCCGGCGCCGCCTTCGACGACATCACCTGGATCGACGTGCCGGATCCTCGGGCGGCCAGCACTCCGGTCCGCTTCCAGGACTACGGCCCCGCGGGGGTCACCCACGCGCAGAAGCTGGAGGGCGCGTGGTGGGGCAGGGACGGCGGGGCCTACTTCGTCTCCTCGTACGCCATCCGGGAGAACGGCTCCGCCGCGGGCCACCACGGTCAGGTCTGGCGTTACGACCCACGCCGCCGGCGTCTCACCCTGATGGTGGTCTTCCGGGGTGAGGGCAGCGAGGACCAGTTGTTCGAGACGCCGGACAACATCTGCGTCACGCCGTTCGGCGGCCTCATGCTCTGTCAGGACGGCGGCGGCGAGAACTACCTGATGGGCGCGACGATGGCGGGCGAGCCCTACCTGTTCGCGCGCAACCGGCAGAACATCGGCACGGATTCGGCGCCCGCGTACGGCGAGTTCGCCGGTGTGTGTTTCTCCGCCGACGGGCGGACCCTGTACGTCAACTGCTACAACCCGGGCACCACCTTCGCAATCACCGGGCCGTTCCGCGCCTGA
- a CDS encoding glycosyltransferase family 4 protein, whose translation MTGGGEVSVQNLLYGMVGLGVQAHLVCGNETTDAIASAVRASGGTVFVPDNSYDGHRLVWEHQMFRIGQQLHTFLADHPVDVVHVFSHGTALMASMALADDRFDAKLVTSFFEMSALETPAGAARGRFVHGLSTIDCFMPTSRHYEGVVRRLSPGGRVRPVRQGIDVARFASGDRDRGRTALAATPGIPLLICPSRFARYKGQMELLEGVRRCRDEGFDLELRLLGSANCGTPGYIQEMTAFVDEHGLQDRVKLIFDTPYHEMPDIYAAADVVVQPSWREGLGLSALEALASGTCLVATDVSGFDEFCVHDENALLWTAKDPGSLTRQLTRALTDPALVERLRAGGAKTAQQYDSAVGMPDHLAAYQEVLSR comes from the coding sequence GTGACGGGCGGTGGTGAGGTAAGTGTCCAGAATCTGCTCTACGGAATGGTCGGCCTGGGCGTGCAGGCGCATCTCGTCTGCGGTAACGAGACGACGGACGCCATCGCGTCGGCCGTTCGCGCCTCCGGCGGGACGGTCTTCGTGCCGGACAACTCCTACGACGGTCACCGGCTGGTCTGGGAGCATCAGATGTTCCGCATCGGGCAGCAGTTGCACACGTTCCTCGCGGACCACCCGGTGGACGTCGTCCATGTCTTCTCGCACGGCACCGCGCTGATGGCCTCCATGGCGCTGGCCGACGACCGGTTCGACGCGAAGCTGGTGACGTCGTTCTTCGAGATGTCGGCGTTGGAGACGCCGGCGGGCGCCGCCCGGGGCAGGTTCGTCCACGGGCTGAGCACCATCGACTGCTTCATGCCCACCAGCCGGCACTACGAGGGGGTGGTCCGCCGACTGTCCCCGGGTGGTCGCGTCCGCCCGGTCCGGCAGGGCATCGACGTGGCGCGGTTCGCGTCCGGCGACCGGGATCGGGGACGGACCGCGCTGGCGGCCACGCCGGGCATCCCCCTGCTCATCTGCCCGAGCCGGTTCGCGCGGTACAAGGGCCAGATGGAGCTGCTCGAAGGCGTGCGCCGCTGCCGCGACGAGGGCTTCGATCTCGAGTTGCGGCTGCTCGGTTCCGCCAACTGCGGTACGCCCGGCTACATCCAGGAGATGACCGCCTTCGTCGACGAGCACGGCCTCCAGGACCGCGTGAAGCTGATCTTCGACACGCCGTACCACGAGATGCCGGACATCTACGCGGCGGCCGACGTCGTCGTCCAGCCCAGCTGGCGTGAGGGCCTGGGACTGTCCGCCCTGGAGGCGCTGGCATCCGGCACCTGCCTGGTCGCCACCGACGTGTCCGGCTTCGACGAGTTCTGTGTGCATGACGAGAACGCCCTGCTGTGGACCGCGAAGGACCCGGGGTCGCTCACCCGGCAGCTCACCCGGGCGCTGACCGACCCGGCGCTCGTCGAGCGGCTGCGAGCCGGCGGGGCGAAGACGGCACAGCAGTACGACTCCGCGGTGGGCATGCCGGACCATCTGGCGGCCTACCAGGAGGTGCTGAGTCGCTGA
- a CDS encoding glycosyltransferase family 8 protein: protein MSPDRRPIAVVLAVDDNYALPAVVTVRSLVENLATGTAVDVVVLDLGISAENADRLRAAAAPHPLTVEHFDVTRLADLPVSSEGHSRQFSTVIFGYLHLPVLLADRYERLLYLDADLLVVADITPLLRLDLAGRAVAGVPDWGIPTVSDAEGVLDWAERGLSPDTPYLNSGLLLIDVDRWLATDLTRHALAYAGRHSHLDLPDQQTLNAVLRGDFVTLGREWNFIVWPPLLDSFSGPIPRIWHFGGRFKPWSRGSRSRHHQLLYQAYADLVGWRPAVPGQPERVA, encoded by the coding sequence ATGAGTCCAGACCGGCGGCCGATCGCGGTGGTACTCGCGGTGGACGACAATTACGCGTTGCCGGCGGTGGTGACGGTGCGGTCCCTGGTGGAAAATCTGGCGACCGGCACGGCGGTCGATGTCGTCGTACTCGATCTGGGAATTTCGGCGGAGAATGCCGACCGGCTGCGGGCCGCCGCGGCGCCTCACCCGCTGACGGTCGAGCACTTCGACGTCACGCGCCTCGCCGATCTCCCCGTCTCCAGCGAGGGTCACTCCCGTCAGTTCAGCACGGTGATCTTCGGTTACCTCCACCTGCCCGTGCTGCTGGCCGACCGCTACGAGCGTCTGCTCTATCTCGACGCCGACCTCCTCGTCGTCGCCGACATCACGCCGTTGCTCCGTCTCGACCTGGCCGGGCGGGCGGTCGCCGGCGTGCCCGACTGGGGCATCCCCACGGTCTCCGACGCCGAGGGGGTCCTCGACTGGGCGGAGCGGGGGCTGTCGCCCGACACCCCGTACCTCAACTCCGGCCTGCTGCTGATCGACGTGGACAGGTGGCTCGCGACCGACCTCACCCGGCACGCGTTGGCGTACGCCGGCCGCCACTCGCACCTCGACCTGCCCGACCAGCAGACCCTGAACGCGGTGCTGCGCGGGGACTTCGTGACGCTGGGGCGGGAGTGGAACTTCATCGTCTGGCCGCCCCTGCTGGACTCCTTCTCCGGCCCGATCCCCCGGATCTGGCACTTCGGTGGCCGCTTCAAACCGTGGAGCCGGGGCAGCCGCTCCCGCCATCACCAGTTGCTGTACCAGGCCTACGCCGACCTCGTGGGTTGGCGGCCGGCCGTACCCGGGCAGCCCGAGCGGGTCGCGTAG